A genome region from Cumulibacter manganitolerans includes the following:
- the panC gene encoding pantoate--beta-alanine ligase — MTTRAELRAARAEHGTLGLVPTMGFLHDGHLSLVRRAKEDCGSAIASIFVNPLQFGPKEDLATYPRDLDRDLSLLEATGCDLVWTPGDEDVYPPGFDTYVDVHGITDVLEGGRRPGHFRGVSTVLSVIFNVVQPTRAYFGQKDAQQVVVVRKLVRDLGMPLEVVAAATVREPDGLAMSSRNTYLDPTERERAVVLRRALDAVEKAWQDGEIHGAALRSAMSAVLAAEPLAEPDYVSIAHPDTLEELDHVDPSVGALASMAVRLGKPRLLDNVVLLPR, encoded by the coding sequence GTGACCACGCGGGCCGAGCTGCGCGCCGCCCGCGCCGAGCACGGCACGCTGGGCCTGGTGCCCACGATGGGCTTCCTGCACGACGGCCACCTGTCCCTGGTGCGGCGCGCGAAGGAGGACTGCGGCTCGGCGATCGCCTCGATCTTCGTCAACCCGCTGCAGTTCGGGCCGAAGGAGGACCTCGCGACGTACCCGCGCGACCTCGACCGCGACCTCTCGCTGCTGGAGGCGACCGGCTGCGACCTGGTGTGGACGCCGGGTGACGAGGACGTCTACCCGCCCGGGTTCGACACCTACGTGGACGTGCACGGCATCACCGACGTCCTCGAGGGCGGCCGCCGTCCGGGGCACTTCCGCGGCGTCAGCACGGTGCTGTCGGTGATCTTCAACGTCGTCCAGCCCACCCGCGCGTACTTCGGGCAGAAGGACGCGCAGCAGGTCGTCGTCGTCCGCAAGCTGGTCCGCGACCTCGGGATGCCGCTGGAGGTCGTCGCCGCCGCGACGGTCCGCGAGCCCGACGGGCTGGCGATGTCCAGCCGCAACACCTACCTCGACCCGACCGAGCGCGAGCGCGCGGTCGTGCTGCGCCGCGCGCTGGACGCCGTCGAGAAGGCGTGGCAGGACGGCGAGATCCACGGCGCCGCGCTGCGCTCGGCGATGAGCGCGGTGCTCGCGGCCGAGCCGCTGGCCGAGCCGGACTACGTCAGCATCGCGCACCCCGACACCCTCGAGGAGCTCGACCACGTCGACCCCTCGGTCGGCGCGCTCGCCTCGATGGCCGTGCGGCTCGGCAAGCCGCGGCTGCTCGACAACGTCGTCCTGCTGCCGCGCTGA
- the panB gene encoding 3-methyl-2-oxobutanoate hydroxymethyltransferase, with the protein MVRRNSIADLAAMKAEGRPIAMITAYDYTAAALVERSGIDLILVGDSLGMVMQGRDSTLPVTVDDIIYHTKMVMRGCSRPLVISDLPFMSYAQPSDALRNAARLMTEAGCQSVKLEGGAARAATIEALVAEGVPVMGHLGFTPQSVNTIGMKVQARESDAAARLLRDALALQEAGAWAVVLELIPAPLAAAITERLSVPTIGIGAGAGCSGQVQVWHDLLGLYEDFVPRHTRRYRTLGDEIVGGLEEYADDVRNGRFPTAANSAKMDADVLQRALGSLEGER; encoded by the coding sequence ATGGTCCGCCGAAACTCGATCGCCGATCTCGCGGCGATGAAGGCCGAAGGACGGCCGATCGCCATGATCACCGCCTACGACTACACCGCCGCGGCGCTGGTGGAGCGCAGCGGGATCGACCTCATCCTCGTGGGTGACTCGCTGGGCATGGTGATGCAGGGCCGCGACTCGACGCTGCCGGTCACCGTCGACGACATCATCTACCACACCAAGATGGTGATGCGCGGCTGCTCGCGGCCGCTGGTCATCTCCGACCTGCCGTTCATGTCGTACGCCCAGCCCTCCGACGCGCTGCGCAACGCGGCCCGGCTGATGACCGAGGCCGGCTGCCAGTCGGTGAAGCTGGAAGGCGGCGCTGCGCGGGCCGCCACCATCGAGGCCCTGGTCGCCGAGGGCGTGCCGGTGATGGGCCACCTCGGCTTCACCCCGCAGTCGGTCAACACCATCGGCATGAAGGTGCAGGCGCGCGAGTCGGACGCCGCGGCCCGGCTGCTACGCGACGCGCTCGCGCTGCAGGAGGCCGGCGCGTGGGCCGTCGTCCTCGAGCTGATCCCCGCTCCCCTGGCGGCGGCGATCACCGAGCGGCTCAGCGTGCCCACGATCGGGATCGGCGCCGGCGCCGGATGCTCCGGACAGGTGCAGGTCTGGCACGACCTGCTCGGCCTCTACGAGGACTTCGTGCCGCGGCACACCCGCCGCTACCGCACGCTCGGCGACGAGATCGTCGGCGGCCTCGAGGAGTACGCCGACGACGTCCGCAACGGGCGATTCCCGACCGCGGCCAACAGCGCGAAGATGGACGCCGACGTCCTGCAGCGCGCCCTGGGCTCGCTGGAGGGCGAGCGGTGA
- a CDS encoding Rossmann-like and DUF2520 domain-containing protein, with protein sequence MKVTVLGRGRVGTALAEALGAAGVEARLLPGRSLPDVSGLVALCVPDDAIETTATRLAASLDAAGPPAGSAVVHCSGALGLEPLRPLADAGCAVGAWHPLQAFATTRTGIRDGITWAITAGEPLQTALHGLSERLGGHPIDLAEPDRARYHAAAVLAANYSVTLIAHATELLAGCGVERRPALDALLPLMYSTLDGLAAHGLPDGLTGPAVRGDVGTLRRHLAALDDSDQATLYRACGLATLGLVAERGVPADVVQQMRILLTPPRQDR encoded by the coding sequence GTGAAGGTGACAGTCCTCGGCCGGGGCCGGGTGGGCACGGCGCTCGCCGAGGCGCTCGGCGCCGCCGGAGTCGAGGCGCGGCTGCTGCCCGGCCGCAGCCTGCCCGACGTCTCCGGGCTCGTCGCGCTGTGCGTGCCGGACGACGCGATCGAGACGACCGCGACGCGGCTCGCCGCCTCCCTCGATGCCGCGGGTCCCCCTGCGGGCAGCGCCGTCGTGCACTGCTCGGGCGCGCTCGGGCTCGAGCCGCTGCGCCCGCTGGCGGACGCCGGCTGCGCGGTCGGCGCCTGGCATCCCCTGCAGGCCTTCGCGACCACCCGGACCGGCATCCGTGACGGCATCACCTGGGCGATCACCGCCGGGGAGCCGCTGCAGACGGCGCTGCACGGGCTCAGCGAGCGGCTGGGCGGCCACCCGATCGACCTCGCCGAGCCGGATCGCGCGCGCTATCACGCGGCCGCCGTGCTCGCCGCGAACTACTCCGTCACGCTGATCGCGCACGCCACCGAGCTGCTCGCCGGCTGCGGCGTAGAGCGCCGGCCGGCGCTCGACGCGCTGCTGCCGCTGATGTACAGCACGCTGGACGGGCTCGCGGCCCACGGGCTGCCGGACGGGCTCACCGGACCGGCCGTCCGCGGCGACGTCGGCACCCTGCGGCGGCACCTGGCGGCGTTGGACGACAGCGACCAGGCCACCCTGTACCGGGCGTGCGGCCTGGCCACGCTCGGGCTGGTCGCCGAGCGCGGCGTGCCCGCCGACGTCGTCCAGCAGATGCGGATCCTGCTCACACCCCCACGACAGGATCGTTAG
- a CDS encoding long-chain-fatty-acid--CoA ligase, whose translation MTQPLYPGSIPETPDIQQARSWAFSAHLTRMARTDPDKLAFKCGDDTLTYGEFDRQVTRLANALRASGLGRGDRVATVCMNHLEHVITIWAAWRLGAVAVPMNFRLAPPELTFLLTDSGASALVIDAAFDHLEDAARAGLKVHLVVGDSDSGAQPFGEFLATGGDEHEYVHVEEQELCAIMYTSGTTGLPKGAMLSYANLLAQVHNVIIAFKISGPDEVNLCGVPLFHIAGIGGLLPNFRVGGHTVIQRLGAFDPQATLEMIRDEGVTQCFLVPTQWQAVCALPPLDPPITTLRRISWGAAPTTKAILEAMDRTFPGVENVAVFGQTEMSPVTCSLEAKDAIRKIGSVGKPIAGVEARVVDPAMNDVPQGDVGEIVYRGPNMMLGYWNRPEATADAFAGGWFHSGDLVRVDEEGFVYVVDRLKDMLISGGENIYCAEVEAAVQSHPGVLEAAVIGQPHEKWGEVPVVVVAPVVGAELTEQQLLEYVSGKLAKYKQPKAVHFVDALPRNASGKVTKPTLRAQYARG comes from the coding sequence GTGACCCAGCCCCTCTACCCCGGTTCGATCCCGGAGACGCCCGATATCCAGCAGGCCCGCTCCTGGGCCTTCAGCGCGCACCTCACCCGGATGGCGCGCACGGACCCCGACAAGCTGGCGTTCAAGTGCGGCGACGACACGCTCACCTACGGCGAGTTCGACCGGCAGGTCACCCGGCTGGCCAACGCGCTGCGCGCGTCGGGCCTCGGCCGCGGTGACCGGGTCGCGACGGTCTGCATGAACCACCTGGAGCACGTCATCACGATCTGGGCGGCCTGGCGGCTCGGCGCGGTCGCGGTGCCGATGAACTTCCGCCTCGCACCGCCGGAGCTGACCTTCCTGCTCACCGACTCCGGGGCGAGCGCGCTGGTGATCGACGCGGCGTTCGACCACCTCGAGGACGCCGCCCGCGCGGGCCTGAAGGTGCACCTCGTGGTCGGCGACAGCGACAGCGGCGCGCAGCCGTTCGGCGAGTTCCTGGCCACCGGCGGCGACGAGCACGAGTACGTGCACGTCGAGGAGCAGGAGCTCTGCGCGATCATGTACACCTCGGGCACCACCGGCCTGCCCAAGGGCGCGATGCTGAGCTACGCGAACCTGCTGGCGCAGGTGCACAACGTCATCATCGCCTTCAAGATCTCCGGGCCGGACGAGGTCAACCTCTGCGGCGTACCGCTGTTCCACATCGCCGGCATCGGCGGGCTGCTGCCGAACTTCCGGGTCGGCGGCCACACGGTCATCCAGCGGCTCGGCGCCTTCGACCCGCAGGCCACCCTGGAGATGATCCGCGACGAGGGCGTGACGCAGTGCTTCCTGGTCCCGACCCAGTGGCAGGCGGTGTGCGCGCTGCCGCCGCTGGACCCGCCGATCACCACGCTGCGGCGCATCTCGTGGGGCGCCGCCCCGACGACCAAGGCCATCCTCGAGGCGATGGACCGCACCTTCCCGGGCGTGGAGAACGTGGCCGTGTTCGGGCAGACCGAGATGTCGCCGGTGACCTGCTCGCTGGAGGCCAAGGACGCGATCCGCAAGATCGGCTCGGTGGGCAAGCCCATCGCGGGCGTCGAGGCCCGCGTGGTCGACCCGGCGATGAACGACGTACCGCAGGGCGACGTCGGCGAGATCGTATACCGCGGGCCGAACATGATGCTCGGCTACTGGAACCGGCCCGAGGCCACGGCCGACGCGTTCGCGGGCGGCTGGTTCCACTCCGGGGACCTCGTGCGGGTCGACGAGGAGGGCTTCGTCTACGTCGTCGACCGGCTCAAGGACATGCTGATCTCCGGCGGGGAGAACATCTACTGCGCGGAGGTCGAGGCCGCCGTCCAGTCGCACCCCGGGGTCCTCGAGGCGGCCGTCATCGGGCAGCCGCACGAGAAGTGGGGTGAGGTGCCGGTCGTGGTGGTCGCGCCGGTCGTCGGCGCAGAGCTGACCGAGCAGCAGCTGCTCGAGTACGTCTCCGGGAAGCTGGCGAAGTACAAGCAGCCCAAGGCGGTGCACTTCGTCGACGCGCTGCCGCGTAACGCTTCGGGCAAGGTCACCAAGCCCACTTTGCGGGCCCAGTACGCTCGGGGCTAG